GGAGGGAGGAGatgcagaggagagagaaaattcctttgtttatttttcttttgaatggtAGGGGTTGGGATAATTGTTTAAATGAGCAGTAAGTTCGAATATTCATTCCCCCTcaaaaaataaagttcgaattttcATTTCAATCATAGTGTTCGGGACGACGGGACGAAAGCCATGTTTAAttaacttcacttatttcataTTACACTAGTTTAATATATGCACGTGTTGCATGCTTAAAAGCTAAAAATTGTGTTattacatttattttcataaattttTGGCAATAAAAATTATTTACAAAATTCATATAAATTTTGCTTCatgtatttttttctttttaggtgAAAGTTACGGTTATTCATTCAATCAAAGCTGTCTTTAACGTCTTAACGACAATAGGAACAATGTCTATGGGGGCATTCCTCCATCCAAATCAAGACTTCATCAAACATGAGAGAATCCTTTGCAAGGGAGTATGTTGTCATATTACAAAGTCTCTTTGGAAACTTAAAAATACATGCTTCAAATAAATTAACTACAACAAAGATATCCTTCACCACCATCTGTGAGGTCGAGTTTTCATTCGACTTCTTTGTCAAGAGTGTCACCAAGTTCAAGCAATCTGTCTCAAGCTCCACCTGACGAAAACCTGCATCATATGCATATCTCAGTCCAAACAAAGTTGCCCGTACTTCTTCTTCCAGTACCTGAATGGCCACATcaagttttttaccacctgacaTAAGTACATCCCCAATGTTGTCTCTAACAATCATCCCCAACCCCACATGTCTCTCTGCTATTGCTGCTTCTGTATTCACTTTCCACCACCCTGTAGGAGGTGGCTTCCATGTTGTGCTTCCCATCCTCGGTGGTGGGCTATTGGCAGGGGCGGATCCAGGAATTTATAAATGGGGGTCCACAAAAAGTTTAtgatttgctttctaatttaTCATATTTGCTCCTTTTACGGGGTTAAAGTTGAGAGGTAAGTATCGAAATGTTAAAAATACCATAATAAAATATATGTAggatttatgaacattttttttgggttttcataacaataaaactcaacacctagtccaaatttcaacaaTAACTTGGAGCGATATCaatttaaaatagaaaaaacAAGTTTTTCATCTTTGAAGGAGATTtacttaattataataattgCCACTGAACAAATAGCACACAAAGacactaataaaaaaaaaaaaggaacatcATTCTTAACGGTTATGGGGCATTATGCTATTGTATACGTATGAGGGAATTAATTAAGCCTCTAAGTCTAAGAAACA
This Spinacia oleracea cultivar Varoflay chromosome 6, BTI_SOV_V1, whole genome shotgun sequence DNA region includes the following protein-coding sequences:
- the LOC110804283 gene encoding uncharacterized protein, with protein sequence MGSTTWKPPPTGWWKVNTEAAIAERHVGLGMIVRDNIGDVLMSGGKKLDVAIQVLEEEVRATLFGLRYAYDAGFRQVELETDCLNLVTLLTKKSNENSTSQMVVKDIFVVVNLFEACIFKFPKRLCNMTTYSLAKDSLMFDEVLIWMEECPHRHCSYCR